Proteins co-encoded in one Natrinema sp. CBA1119 genomic window:
- a CDS encoding pyridoxamine 5'-phosphate oxidase family protein, producing MSVDELQEYGLVEMNDGEIRDFLSSQQMGVLGLPGDEVPYLIPVSYGYDGDERLYLTYLIGSSSRKKTLSDETDTASFLVFTVDTMYNWQSALLTGTLSEVPESDWDALEETLSDAWRPSLIETATLSGDVAVFELSIEEQTGIKHQGLPSALRPDTE from the coding sequence ATGTCTGTTGATGAACTGCAGGAGTACGGACTAGTCGAGATGAATGACGGAGAGATTCGGGACTTCCTGTCGAGCCAGCAGATGGGCGTACTCGGCCTTCCCGGTGACGAAGTCCCCTATCTCATCCCGGTATCGTACGGGTACGACGGCGACGAGCGGCTCTACCTCACGTACCTCATCGGATCCAGCAGTCGAAAGAAAACGCTGAGTGACGAAACGGACACCGCGAGCTTCCTCGTGTTCACGGTCGACACGATGTACAACTGGCAGAGCGCTCTCCTGACGGGGACGCTCAGCGAGGTCCCCGAGTCGGACTGGGACGCGCTCGAGGAGACGCTGAGCGACGCGTGGCGGCCGAGTCTCATCGAGACGGCGACCCTGTCCGGAGACGTCGCGGTCTTCGAGCTCTCGATCGAAGAGCAAACGGGCATCAAACATCAGGGCCTGCCGTCCGCTCTCCGGCCCGACACCGAGTAG
- a CDS encoding universal stress protein — protein sequence MTQRHAIERVLIPTDGSEGALSGARRGIDLARAATAEIHVLSVVDTRETGVLRTRFDEEGAEPQTLLEADAEAAVEAVVDVADRTDATLDVTTAVERGAPHETIAEYASAHDIDVVAMGTKGRAGLERVLLGSVTERVLRTVDMPVLAVPPGTDSLAPDGQPYENILLPTDGSEGAAVAVDWGISLADSFDAMVHTLFSVDTSRIPATPTPSDVLTDLEQTGEQALDEVRTRATDDGVSVTGLVASGPPTRVIMQYVDDNDIDLVVMGTHGRSGLPRHVLGSVAENVVRNADVPVLCVPMVDDA from the coding sequence ATGACCCAGCGACACGCGATCGAGCGGGTCCTTATTCCGACCGATGGAAGCGAGGGCGCTCTGTCGGGAGCGAGACGAGGTATCGACCTGGCTCGAGCAGCGACCGCAGAGATCCATGTCCTCTCGGTCGTCGATACGAGGGAGACCGGCGTCTTACGGACCCGGTTCGACGAGGAGGGAGCGGAGCCGCAGACGCTGCTCGAGGCCGACGCCGAAGCGGCCGTCGAAGCGGTCGTCGACGTTGCCGACCGCACGGACGCGACCCTCGACGTCACTACGGCGGTCGAGCGCGGGGCCCCGCACGAAACGATCGCCGAGTACGCATCGGCCCACGATATCGACGTCGTCGCGATGGGGACGAAGGGCCGAGCGGGTCTCGAGCGGGTGTTGCTCGGAAGCGTCACCGAACGCGTCCTCCGAACTGTCGACATGCCGGTACTGGCAGTGCCGCCGGGGACCGACTCCCTCGCTCCGGACGGACAGCCGTACGAAAACATTCTCCTCCCGACCGACGGGAGCGAGGGGGCAGCGGTCGCGGTCGACTGGGGAATCTCGCTGGCGGACTCGTTCGATGCGATGGTCCACACCCTCTTTTCGGTCGACACGAGCCGTATTCCAGCGACGCCGACGCCGAGTGACGTCTTGACCGACCTCGAGCAAACCGGGGAACAAGCACTCGATGAGGTCCGAACTCGCGCGACGGACGACGGTGTAAGCGTCACCGGGCTCGTCGCGAGCGGCCCGCCGACGCGGGTGATCATGCAGTACGTCGACGACAACGACATCGATCTCGTCGTGATGGGGACCCACGGTCGGTCGGGACTGCCCCGACATGTCCTCGGAAGCGTCGCGGAGAACGTCGTTCGAAACGCCGACGTCCCCGTGCTTTGCGTTCCGATGGTCGACGACGCGTAG
- a CDS encoding nicotinate phosphoribosyltransferase: MPGPTFGFVSSENVPLFTDLYELRMMQGYANRDHNPRATFSLFVRDLPTNRGYMVAAGLEQAIHYLESLSFDDRALEYLSEQGFDAAFLERLADFEFTGEVRGLPEGTLVFANEPLLEVTAPILQAQLLETALINQIGYQSLIATKASRMRDVIDRTGNDQRLVDFGSRRAHGTDAGMKAARAAYIGGFNATSNVAAGEAFGIPVSGTMAHSWVQSFDRERDAFEAFVGEYGDDSVLLIDTYDTVRGAEIAKEVAEGVDVSLRGVRLDSGDIPALSKAVDEVIPEVDQFISSGIDEYAIREFFDRDGIAAGFGPGTALVTSTDTPKVEGVYKLVAVERDGEMRPTMKLSPGKVTYPGAKSVRRTESDGQYAGDTLGLRDEELAGAEQLVTVFEGGDRVYELPDIDDIRDTARENRRKLPDEHRRIEGPDPYDVRISDGLRQETEELRERLESRISE; encoded by the coding sequence ATGCCCGGCCCGACGTTCGGCTTCGTGTCCTCCGAGAACGTCCCGTTGTTCACCGACCTGTACGAACTGCGAATGATGCAGGGATACGCCAATCGAGATCACAACCCGCGGGCGACGTTCAGTCTCTTCGTCCGCGACCTGCCGACGAATCGCGGCTACATGGTGGCTGCAGGTCTCGAGCAGGCGATCCATTACCTCGAGTCGCTCTCGTTCGACGACCGCGCCCTCGAGTATCTGAGCGAACAGGGATTCGACGCCGCGTTTCTCGAGCGGCTGGCGGACTTCGAGTTCACGGGCGAGGTCCGCGGCCTGCCCGAGGGAACGCTCGTGTTCGCGAACGAGCCATTGCTCGAAGTGACGGCACCGATCCTACAGGCCCAACTGCTCGAGACGGCCCTGATCAACCAGATCGGGTATCAGTCGCTGATCGCGACGAAGGCGAGCAGGATGCGAGACGTGATCGATCGGACGGGGAACGACCAGCGCCTCGTGGACTTCGGTTCCCGTCGTGCCCACGGGACGGACGCCGGGATGAAAGCGGCACGCGCTGCGTATATCGGCGGCTTCAACGCGACCTCGAACGTCGCCGCTGGCGAAGCGTTCGGTATCCCGGTCTCCGGGACGATGGCACACTCGTGGGTGCAGAGCTTCGATCGGGAACGGGACGCGTTCGAGGCGTTCGTCGGCGAGTACGGCGACGACAGCGTGCTCCTGATCGACACCTACGACACCGTCCGCGGTGCGGAAATCGCGAAGGAGGTCGCTGAAGGGGTGGACGTTTCGCTTCGCGGAGTCCGACTGGACTCCGGCGATATCCCGGCGCTCTCGAAAGCGGTCGACGAGGTCATCCCCGAGGTCGACCAGTTCATCTCCTCGGGAATCGACGAGTACGCGATCCGCGAGTTCTTCGATCGCGACGGTATCGCGGCGGGGTTCGGTCCGGGAACCGCGCTGGTGACGAGTACGGACACGCCGAAAGTCGAGGGAGTGTACAAGCTCGTGGCCGTCGAACGCGACGGGGAAATGCGACCGACCATGAAGCTCTCGCCGGGAAAAGTGACCTATCCGGGAGCGAAGAGCGTCAGACGGACCGAATCGGACGGGCAATACGCTGGCGATACGCTCGGTCTCCGTGACGAGGAACTGGCCGGAGCGGAGCAACTCGTCACCGTCTTCGAGGGCGGTGATCGTGTCTACGAACTCCCGGACATCGACGACATTCGGGACACTGCGCGGGAGAACCGCCGGAAACTGCCCGACGAACACCGACGAATCGAGGGTCCAGATCCGTACGACGTTCGAATCAGCGACGGACTTCGGCAGGAGACGGAGGAACTGCGAGAGCGCCTCGAGTCGCGCATCAGCGAATAG
- a CDS encoding universal stress protein, producing the protein MYDRILVPTDGRESTERAIDEAIGLASEHDATLHTLYVVNSASIAPGIDFEDLEEVGHQAVDYVRNRATAAGIEHVEGDVTHGLRHRSIIAYADERDIDLIVIGRHRELDHFVRGSVSKRVFEEASVPVLLVE; encoded by the coding sequence ATGTACGACCGCATTCTCGTCCCGACCGACGGACGCGAGAGCACCGAACGGGCGATCGACGAAGCGATCGGTCTCGCCAGCGAACACGACGCCACGCTTCATACGCTATACGTCGTTAACTCGGCTTCGATCGCCCCCGGAATCGACTTCGAGGATCTCGAGGAAGTCGGTCACCAGGCGGTCGACTACGTCCGCAACCGTGCGACGGCCGCCGGCATCGAGCACGTCGAGGGTGATGTCACCCACGGCCTCCGTCATCGATCGATTATAGCGTACGCCGACGAACGCGATATTGATCTCATCGTCATCGGTCGCCATCGAGAACTGGACCATTTCGTTCGCGGGAGCGTGTCGAAGCGTGTTTTCGAGGAGGCATCGGTCCCCGTATTACTCGTCGAGTGA
- a CDS encoding universal stress protein, with protein MATHVLVALDGSQQSWAAFDHAVSNYDGETITTLHVVDPMEGVYSDYGGGGYYDAQVHDQAVERGEALGEQARTRADDAGILETTTLETAVETGPPARTILKYVDENDVDHVIMGSHGRSGVARVLLGSVAETVTRRSPVPVTIVR; from the coding sequence ATGGCGACGCACGTACTGGTGGCGCTCGACGGATCGCAGCAATCGTGGGCCGCGTTCGACCACGCGGTTTCGAATTACGACGGCGAGACGATCACGACGTTACACGTCGTCGATCCAATGGAAGGAGTATACAGCGATTACGGAGGCGGTGGATACTACGATGCGCAGGTCCATGATCAGGCCGTCGAACGCGGCGAAGCACTCGGCGAACAGGCTCGAACTCGAGCGGACGACGCGGGTATTCTCGAGACGACTACACTCGAAACCGCAGTCGAAACGGGGCCGCCCGCACGAACGATACTCAAGTATGTCGACGAGAACGATGTCGACCATGTCATCATGGGCAGTCACGGTCGCTCTGGCGTCGCGCGGGTGTTGCTTGGAAGTGTCGCCGAAACCGTAACGCGGCGATCGCCGGTGCCAGTGACGATCGTTCGATGA
- a CDS encoding universal stress protein, which yields MITRVLVPMDSSEMAGKALEYALETHPDAEITAYHVVGTPTVMMGEAVGLALADDLEAEAEKRAAVVFEAARDIAAEYDAAIETDVGIGHPVRAILESAEDYDAIVMGSHGRHSEDITRGYLVGNVAKEVFRRSPVPVTSVR from the coding sequence ATGATCACGCGCGTTCTCGTCCCCATGGACAGTTCGGAGATGGCTGGGAAGGCACTCGAGTACGCACTGGAGACCCATCCAGACGCCGAGATCACCGCGTATCACGTCGTCGGGACACCGACGGTGATGATGGGCGAAGCGGTCGGTCTCGCATTGGCCGATGATCTCGAAGCAGAGGCAGAAAAACGCGCTGCGGTCGTCTTCGAGGCCGCTCGTGATATCGCCGCCGAATACGATGCGGCAATCGAAACGGACGTCGGGATCGGTCACCCGGTGCGAGCGATTCTCGAGTCTGCCGAGGACTATGACGCGATAGTGATGGGAAGTCACGGTCGACACAGCGAAGACATTACGCGCGGCTATCTGGTCGGCAACGTCGCGAAGGAAGTGTTCCGCAGATCACCCGTTCCGGTAACGTCCGTCCGGTAA
- a CDS encoding SDR family NAD(P)-dependent oxidoreductase, whose translation MTDDLEATATYVDCDVSSVDNLESTLDEAEQFDDVDVLVNNAGLFQRTTRVRVRRTRVATERHCTADHTIAL comes from the coding sequence ATTACCGACGATCTCGAGGCGACGGCGACCTACGTCGATTGCGACGTCTCCAGCGTCGACAATCTCGAGTCAACGCTCGACGAAGCTGAGCAGTTCGACGACGTCGACGTGCTCGTCAATAACGCGGGTCTCTTCCAACGGACTACTCGCGTTCGAGTCCGTCGAACGAGAGTAGCTACTGAACGTCACTGCACAGCTGATCACACGATAGCATTGTGA
- a CDS encoding universal stress protein — MKAICATDLSAASEATIENETCLECLGRIGVEEIHLVTVIPSNVHAGMPGMDFEKRREQALGRYRRVIEDAGFDVEAHVVRGTPHRRINGIAEAVGASLTVVGSRGKSPLENRVIGSTARNLARTTVVPLLVNRIEREADEPAVVREHLFQRMLYATDFSENAERAFEAFSYLRHATREATLVHVETPKDPELPEDADPKARLAELATQLEEWGIETRTAVRQGDPADEILAAEDEYEPTSILIGSRGHSRLRRLLLGSVSEDIVARADGNVMLIPPDRMA; from the coding sequence ATGAAAGCGATCTGTGCGACCGACCTCTCCGCCGCCAGTGAGGCGACGATCGAGAACGAGACCTGCCTCGAGTGTCTCGGCCGAATCGGCGTCGAGGAGATCCACCTCGTGACCGTGATCCCGTCGAACGTCCACGCGGGCATGCCCGGGATGGACTTCGAGAAACGACGCGAGCAGGCGCTTGGGCGCTACCGCCGCGTCATCGAAGACGCAGGCTTCGACGTCGAAGCACACGTCGTCCGCGGCACGCCCCATCGACGCATCAACGGGATCGCAGAGGCGGTCGGCGCCAGCCTCACGGTCGTCGGCTCGCGGGGAAAGAGCCCGCTCGAAAACCGCGTCATCGGCTCGACCGCACGCAACCTCGCACGGACGACGGTCGTCCCGCTGCTGGTCAACCGGATCGAACGCGAGGCGGACGAGCCGGCCGTCGTCCGCGAACACCTGTTTCAGCGGATGCTGTACGCGACGGACTTCTCGGAGAACGCCGAGCGGGCGTTCGAGGCCTTCTCGTACCTCCGTCACGCGACGCGGGAGGCCACGCTGGTTCACGTCGAAACGCCGAAGGATCCGGAACTTCCGGAGGATGCCGACCCCAAAGCGCGACTGGCGGAGCTGGCGACCCAACTCGAGGAGTGGGGGATCGAGACGCGAACAGCGGTCCGTCAGGGTGATCCAGCAGACGAGATCCTCGCCGCGGAAGACGAGTACGAGCCGACATCGATCCTCATCGGCTCGCGTGGGCACAGCAGGCTCCGACGACTGTTGCTCGGGAGCGTCTCCGAAGACATCGTCGCACGGGCGGACGGAAACGTCATGCTCATTCCACCGGATCGAATGGCCTGA
- a CDS encoding sulfite exporter TauE/SafE family protein, protein MELFGIALMTLVLFVGFGFMVGVLFGFFGMGGSFLVTPALLVMGYPARVAVGSGMAFVFGTAVIATLKHHDLGQVDYKLGGLMIVGTSVGIEIGRIGVFYLEDIGLASGVIGVTYVALLGTIGMFVTRNALKNDGEDDSGGSHHEAANGEIDPDAIPDIAKKIQSYHVPPMMTIAGGIKVSLWMVLGVAFATGLLSGFLGVGGGFIRMPAMFYLIGVPVPVAVGTDLFEIVFSGGIGSFLYGMEGGVDLSIVAPLLAGSALGARIGSAATGIVNEDDIKIYFGLMLLGGSIAVAFQQAGDYLGIEIFNTVGFVLILLSAFMVSGAVIYSTISTMRAQTKASVTSAD, encoded by the coding sequence ATGGAGCTATTCGGAATCGCACTGATGACACTCGTACTGTTCGTGGGCTTTGGCTTCATGGTCGGGGTCCTGTTCGGCTTCTTCGGCATGGGCGGGTCGTTCCTCGTCACGCCCGCGTTACTCGTGATGGGATACCCCGCCAGAGTCGCCGTCGGGAGCGGGATGGCGTTCGTCTTCGGGACGGCCGTGATAGCGACGCTGAAACACCACGACTTGGGACAGGTCGATTACAAACTCGGCGGGTTGATGATCGTCGGAACGTCGGTCGGCATCGAAATCGGCCGGATCGGGGTGTTCTACCTCGAGGACATCGGCCTCGCCAGCGGCGTTATCGGCGTCACGTACGTCGCCCTGCTGGGCACGATCGGCATGTTCGTTACGCGTAACGCGCTCAAAAACGACGGCGAGGACGATAGCGGCGGCAGTCACCACGAGGCCGCGAACGGTGAGATCGATCCGGACGCGATCCCCGACATCGCGAAGAAGATCCAGTCGTACCACGTCCCGCCGATGATGACGATTGCGGGCGGAATCAAGGTCTCGCTGTGGATGGTCCTCGGCGTCGCGTTCGCGACGGGGCTGCTGTCGGGCTTCCTCGGCGTCGGCGGCGGGTTCATCCGCATGCCCGCGATGTTCTACCTCATCGGGGTGCCCGTTCCCGTCGCGGTCGGAACCGACCTGTTCGAGATCGTCTTCTCGGGCGGAATCGGTTCGTTCCTCTACGGGATGGAAGGCGGTGTCGACCTCTCGATCGTCGCACCGCTGCTCGCGGGGAGCGCGCTGGGCGCCAGAATCGGGTCGGCCGCGACTGGCATCGTCAACGAAGACGACATCAAAATCTACTTCGGGCTGATGCTCCTGGGTGGATCGATCGCCGTGGCGTTCCAGCAGGCCGGCGACTACCTCGGAATCGAGATCTTCAACACGGTCGGCTTCGTCCTGATCCTGCTCTCGGCGTTCATGGTCAGCGGGGCCGTGATCTACAGCACGATCTCGACGATGCGAGCCCAGACGAAGGCGTCTGTGACGTCCGCGGACTGA
- a CDS encoding helix-turn-helix domain-containing protein produces the protein MANSMAEQLQQDMKCEGLLECIHGLKQLDKDCFRVLVESEEALTIDEVADRVDRERSTAYRSIQRLLQSGFIQKEQINYEQGGYYHVYYPTDPTQIANDMQRMLNDWYAKMGQLIQEFEDKYEHAEADTEVPAQG, from the coding sequence ATGGCAAATTCGATGGCAGAACAACTACAGCAGGACATGAAGTGTGAAGGGCTACTCGAGTGCATCCACGGGCTCAAGCAACTCGACAAGGACTGCTTCCGCGTGCTGGTCGAGAGCGAGGAAGCGCTGACGATCGACGAGGTCGCCGACCGGGTCGACCGCGAGCGCTCCACTGCGTACCGCTCGATTCAGCGGCTGCTCCAGAGCGGCTTCATTCAGAAAGAGCAGATCAACTACGAACAGGGCGGCTACTACCACGTCTACTATCCGACGGACCCGACCCAGATCGCGAACGACATGCAGCGGATGCTGAACGACTGGTACGCGAAGATGGGGCAGCTCATCCAGGAGTTCGAGGACAAGTACGAACACGCAGAGGCAGACACCGAAGTTCCCGCCCAGGGCTAA